In Gemmatimonadaceae bacterium, one DNA window encodes the following:
- a CDS encoding heme-binding domain-containing protein gives MRPSRLVFGLAAAFAAAQLVPIARENPPVQDEMPAPPAVREILRRACYDCHSNETSWPWYSRVAPVSWWVLDHVKEGRGEFNASEWNRMSDARKLRLPRRLWREVSGGEMPPWYYTPMHPAAKLTAGDTAVLHAWYQAQPPAPEPTPPGR, from the coding sequence ATGCGCCCGTCCCGTCTCGTCTTCGGTCTCGCGGCGGCGTTTGCCGCCGCGCAGCTCGTCCCCATCGCGCGTGAGAATCCCCCGGTACAGGATGAGATGCCGGCGCCGCCGGCAGTTCGGGAGATTCTGCGACGCGCGTGCTACGACTGCCACTCGAATGAAACCAGCTGGCCCTGGTACAGCCGCGTGGCGCCGGTGAGTTGGTGGGTCCTCGACCACGTGAAGGAAGGGCGCGGTGAGTTCAACGCCTCCGAGTGGAATCGCATGAGCGACGCCCGCAAACTGCGGCTCCCCCGTCGGCTCTGGCGCGAGGTGAGCGGCGGCGAGATGCCGCCGTGGTACTACACGCCCATGCACCCGGCGGCGAAGCTCACGGCCGGTGACACGGCGGTCCTGCACGCGTGGTATCAGGCGCAGCCGCCGGCCCCCGAGCCGACCCCCCCTGGCCGCTGA
- a CDS encoding group II truncated hemoglobin, producing MTSHFESLGGEAGIRQLVDRFYDLMDTAPEAVNVRALHATSLKASREKLFKYLTGWTGGPPLYEQQYGHPRLRMRHFPFAIGARERDEWLWCMDTALDEHEAPAELKTFLREKLHALADHMRNQPE from the coding sequence GTGACCAGTCACTTCGAATCACTCGGCGGCGAGGCCGGCATTCGCCAGCTCGTCGATCGCTTCTATGATCTCATGGACACCGCCCCCGAAGCGGTGAACGTCCGCGCGCTGCACGCCACCAGCCTCAAGGCGTCGCGCGAGAAGCTCTTCAAGTATCTCACCGGCTGGACCGGCGGACCGCCGCTCTACGAGCAGCAGTACGGGCATCCGCGGCTCCGCATGCGGCACTTCCCGTTCGCGATCGGCGCGCGTGAGCGCGACGAGTGGCTCTGGTGCATGGATACGGCGCTCGACGAACACGAAGCGCCCGCCGAACTCAAGACCTTTCTGCGCGAGAAGCTGCACGCCCTGGCCGATCACATGCGCAATCAACCGGAATAA
- a CDS encoding glycosyltransferase gives MAVFLDPTGRRWRRVQRTALAVGIVTTALVAYVLVGILVPPALPTWAMPRALASVARARRATDTVARDRARSQLLSSLRAPDRTPVPVVKHVANRTPGRTAASRSVAAPIHAAFYVNWDDDAWQSLQQHIGQLDWVVAEWGFLRTRDLTLDVKVDPRVLQLVAAQPAASRPHVLAMLTNVDSGGATFSGSRIAALAGSPRARDRLVHTADSLVATLGLGGVVVDFEQVPPAARANVDELLRALATAMHARHATLAVTVAADEDDEAIRQWGESADMTIAMLYDEHSAQNDAGPVASQRWYRAAAERMVQLVPPSRLIFAFGTFGYAWSDAVPAEKVEAMTYTEAVAEARDHGVLPQWNADALEPTIAWTDADSTDHVIWFLDAATSWNAIHTGTALGVAGQAVWRLGAEDPALWRIFGHGTREEAWWELSNQPPGYGVAMHGDGELLRVTSHPTPGLRQLTHDSVSDLITTEKTVALPTAWTVERSGAAYPHRVALTFDDGPDGTWTPMILDTLRARHAPATFFVIGDRVQTQLGLTRRIAREGHALGSHTFTHPDLSRVSPFVTRLELDATARLLEAVVGERTLLFRPPYFGDAEPSTIDELVPVEEATSLGYITAGVHVDSDDWQRLPATEIVKRVLEDRQRGHIVLLHDGGGDRAATVAAIGPIIDSLRARGDTIVPLAGLVGAAPEAFTPPLSADGARRRWLAFTGYSLVSGTEWLAVAVLGTGVTLGVLRLVVLMVLAIRQRLRAHRATSAAELAAFAPSVSVIVPAYKEQAVIVQTVHSLLQQVYAGPLEVIVVDDGSPDDTYQIARNTFAGDPRVLVVTKPNGGKASALNAGIALAHGEILVGLDADTVFAPDAIARLVQPLRDERVGAVAGNAKVGNRLNLVTRWQAVEYITSQNVDRRAFADLNAITVVPGAIGAWRATAVREAGGFSDDTLAEDQDLTIALRRNGWRIAYADDAVAYTEAPDTLRTLAKQRFRWAFGTLQCAWKHRDTLLRPRYGTLGLIAMPNTWIFQLLFTALSPLADVLFVWSSVHVLLVARTHGATYARTDLEQLLTFYAVFVLSELLAALVALFMEPHEDRRLAWLVALQRFAYRQVMYWVVLRSIKAAFRGRLVGWGTLERKATVATTQLATVLLGAVLLGVAAPRLSAQPAPAALRALPVTEVPAAAGKTLALFWSGDGNWKELTVEVSNALAARGVAVVGVGSRAWLTSGSDKSVADLTRDSEALLRWYLAHWHKERILLVGFSRGAGFSALLYERLPADLRERVDGIALLGAEHTASFEFHLIDLVKNVNRPSDILVKPYLDRITTTRILCVYGTTESDTVCPELDPKRVQLDRREGDHHFDKNYDAIAERIAGLRAEARP, from the coding sequence ATGGCGGTCTTTCTCGATCCGACCGGGCGCCGCTGGCGCCGCGTACAACGGACGGCGTTGGCAGTCGGCATCGTCACGACCGCGCTGGTCGCGTACGTCCTGGTCGGCATTCTGGTCCCGCCGGCCCTCCCAACATGGGCGATGCCACGCGCCCTCGCCAGCGTCGCGCGCGCACGCCGCGCCACCGATACCGTGGCCCGCGATCGCGCGCGTTCGCAGTTGCTCTCGTCGTTGCGGGCCCCCGATCGGACCCCCGTGCCGGTCGTGAAGCACGTGGCCAATCGGACCCCCGGACGGACCGCCGCCTCGCGCAGCGTGGCGGCGCCGATTCACGCCGCGTTCTACGTGAACTGGGACGACGACGCGTGGCAGTCGCTGCAGCAGCACATCGGCCAGCTCGACTGGGTCGTGGCGGAATGGGGGTTTCTGCGCACGCGTGATCTCACGCTCGATGTCAAGGTTGATCCGCGCGTGCTGCAGCTCGTCGCCGCGCAACCGGCGGCGAGTCGTCCGCATGTACTCGCGATGCTCACGAACGTCGACAGCGGCGGTGCCACCTTCTCGGGCAGCCGGATCGCGGCGCTCGCCGGCTCGCCGCGGGCGCGGGACCGACTCGTGCACACGGCCGATTCGCTCGTGGCCACCCTCGGGTTGGGCGGCGTGGTGGTGGACTTCGAGCAAGTACCACCAGCCGCGCGTGCCAACGTCGACGAGCTGCTGCGCGCGCTCGCGACGGCCATGCACGCGCGCCACGCGACGCTCGCCGTGACCGTCGCCGCCGATGAGGACGACGAGGCCATCCGCCAGTGGGGCGAATCGGCCGACATGACGATCGCCATGCTCTACGATGAGCATTCGGCGCAGAACGACGCCGGCCCGGTGGCCAGTCAGCGCTGGTACCGCGCGGCCGCGGAGCGCATGGTGCAGCTCGTCCCGCCGAGTCGCCTGATCTTTGCCTTCGGCACCTTCGGCTACGCGTGGAGCGACGCCGTGCCCGCCGAAAAGGTCGAGGCGATGACCTACACCGAAGCGGTGGCGGAAGCGCGCGACCACGGCGTGCTGCCGCAGTGGAACGCCGATGCGCTCGAACCCACGATCGCGTGGACCGACGCCGACTCCACCGATCACGTCATCTGGTTTCTCGACGCCGCCACGAGCTGGAACGCCATCCACACCGGCACCGCGCTCGGCGTGGCCGGTCAGGCCGTCTGGCGCCTGGGCGCCGAAGATCCGGCGCTCTGGCGCATCTTCGGTCACGGAACGCGCGAAGAAGCCTGGTGGGAGCTGAGCAATCAGCCGCCCGGCTACGGCGTCGCGATGCATGGCGACGGCGAGCTGCTGCGCGTCACGTCGCACCCGACCCCGGGGCTGCGGCAGCTGACCCACGATTCGGTGTCGGACCTCATCACCACCGAAAAGACCGTCGCGCTCCCCACCGCCTGGACGGTGGAGCGCAGTGGCGCCGCGTATCCGCATCGCGTGGCGCTCACCTTCGACGACGGACCCGATGGCACCTGGACGCCGATGATTCTCGATACGCTGCGCGCACGACATGCACCGGCCACGTTCTTCGTGATCGGCGATCGGGTGCAGACGCAGTTGGGGCTCACCCGTCGCATTGCGCGGGAGGGGCATGCGCTGGGCAGCCACACATTCACGCATCCGGATCTCTCCCGGGTGTCGCCGTTCGTCACGCGACTCGAGCTGGATGCCACGGCGCGGCTGCTCGAGGCCGTCGTGGGCGAACGCACGCTGCTCTTCCGCCCGCCCTACTTTGGCGACGCCGAGCCCAGCACGATCGACGAACTCGTGCCGGTGGAAGAGGCGACGTCGCTAGGCTACATCACCGCCGGTGTGCACGTGGACAGTGATGACTGGCAACGGCTGCCGGCCACCGAAATCGTGAAGCGCGTGCTGGAGGATCGGCAGCGCGGACATATCGTGCTGCTTCACGATGGCGGCGGCGACCGCGCGGCAACCGTGGCCGCGATCGGGCCGATCATCGACTCGCTGCGGGCGCGTGGCGATACCATCGTACCGCTGGCCGGTCTCGTGGGGGCGGCGCCGGAGGCGTTCACGCCGCCGTTGTCGGCCGACGGTGCGCGCCGACGCTGGCTGGCCTTCACCGGTTACAGCCTGGTGAGCGGGACCGAGTGGCTGGCGGTTGCCGTGCTGGGCACCGGTGTCACCCTGGGCGTCCTGCGCCTCGTAGTCCTGATGGTACTGGCAATCCGCCAGCGGCTGCGGGCACACCGCGCGACCAGCGCCGCCGAGTTGGCGGCCTTTGCGCCCAGCGTGAGTGTGATCGTGCCGGCGTACAAGGAGCAGGCGGTCATCGTGCAGACGGTGCACAGCCTGTTACAGCAGGTGTATGCGGGTCCACTCGAGGTCATCGTCGTGGACGATGGTTCGCCGGATGACACCTACCAGATCGCACGCAACACCTTCGCTGGCGACCCGCGCGTGCTCGTGGTCACCAAGCCGAATGGCGGCAAGGCGTCGGCGCTCAACGCGGGCATTGCGCTGGCGCATGGCGAAATCCTGGTAGGGCTCGATGCCGACACCGTCTTCGCCCCCGACGCCATTGCGCGGCTGGTGCAGCCGTTGCGCGACGAGCGGGTGGGGGCGGTGGCGGGCAACGCCAAGGTCGGGAATCGGCTCAACCTCGTGACGCGCTGGCAGGCGGTGGAGTACATCACGAGCCAGAACGTCGATCGCCGCGCGTTCGCCGATCTCAACGCCATTACGGTGGTCCCGGGCGCGATCGGCGCGTGGCGGGCCACCGCCGTGCGCGAGGCGGGCGGCTTCAGCGACGATACGCTTGCCGAGGATCAGGACCTGACGATCGCGCTCCGTCGCAACGGCTGGCGCATCGCCTACGCCGACGACGCGGTGGCCTACACGGAAGCCCCCGACACGCTGCGGACGCTCGCCAAGCAGCGCTTCCGCTGGGCGTTCGGTACGCTGCAGTGCGCCTGGAAGCATCGCGATACGCTCTTGCGTCCGCGCTACGGCACGCTCGGACTGATCGCGATGCCGAATACCTGGATCTTCCAGCTGCTCTTCACCGCCCTGTCGCCGCTCGCCGATGTGCTCTTCGTGTGGAGCTCCGTGCACGTACTGCTGGTGGCGCGCACACACGGCGCGACGTACGCGCGCACCGACCTCGAGCAGCTGCTCACCTTCTACGCGGTGTTCGTACTGAGCGAACTGCTCGCCGCGCTGGTGGCGCTGTTCATGGAACCGCACGAAGACCGCCGGCTCGCCTGGCTCGTCGCGCTGCAGCGCTTTGCCTATCGGCAGGTGATGTACTGGGTCGTGCTGCGTTCCATCAAAGCAGCCTTCCGCGGGCGCCTCGTGGGCTGGGGCACGCTCGAGCGGAAAGCCACGGTCGCCACCACGCAGCTGGCCACCGTCTTGCTCGGCGCGGTGCTGCTTGGCGTCGCGGCGCCCCGCCTCTCGGCGCAGCCCGCCCCGGCGGCGTTGCGGGCCTTGCCGGTCACGGAAGTGCCAGCGGCGGCCGGCAAGACGCTGGCGCTCTTCTGGAGCGGCGACGGGAACTGGAAGGAGCTCACCGTGGAGGTCTCGAACGCGCTCGCCGCGCGCGGCGTGGCCGTGGTGGGCGTGGGCTCACGCGCGTGGCTCACCAGCGGCAGCGACAAGTCGGTAGCCGATCTCACGCGCGATAGTGAAGCCCTCCTGCGCTGGTATCTCGCGCACTGGCACAAGGAGCGCATTCTGCTGGTGGGCTTCTCCCGCGGCGCGGGGTTCAGCGCGCTCCTCTACGAGCGGCTCCCCGCCGATCTCCGCGAGCGCGTGGACGGGATCGCGCTGCTGGGTGCCGAGCATACGGCCAGCTTCGAGTTTCACCTGATCGATCTGGTGAAGAACGTCAACCGCCCGTCGGACATTCTGGTCAAGCCGTATCTCGACCGCATCACGACCACCAGGATCCTGTGCGTCTACGGCACCACCGAGAGCGATACGGTGTGCCCGGAGCTCGACCCCAAGCGCGTCCAGCTCGACCGGCGCGAGGGGGATCATCACTTCGACAAGAACTACGACGCGATCGCGGAGCGCATTGCCGGGCTTCGCGCCGAGGCTCGGCCCTGA
- a CDS encoding penicillin acylase family protein, whose protein sequence is MRLVRRALVASLLLAAPLLPAQPAKWAQQAQNVTIIRDQYGIAHVYGKTDADAVFGMIYAQAEDDFNRVETNYINAMGRLAEVEGEKELWRDLRMKLFIDTLDLKALYAKTPKEMQALMTAWADGLNYFLATHPAVKPRLITKFQPWMALSFSEGSIGGDIESVALRGIEAFYGKARGATSEGAKDAEDAAGSPFGPEPGGSNGMAIAPSNTTTKHAMLMINPHTSFYFRPEIHMASEQGLDAYGAVTWGQFFIYQGFNSRLGWMHTSGGGDVTDEYLETITPAGKGFTYLHGGVQKPVKAKVIVLPYKTATGVASRTVTAYFTHHGPVIREQDGKWVTVQMMNNPLEAIQQSYGRTKAKSFDEFKQVMNFRTNSSNNTMYADADGNIAYFHGNFVPKRNPKFDWTKPVDGSDPATDWQGLHALDELIHLKNPASGWIYNSNNWPFSASGASSPKEADYPVYMSAQRDNSPRGVHAELVFGTKKDFTLESMIAGAYDSYLPAFEQLVPPLAAAWDALPSGDTLRVRLAEPVTVIRTWDRRFALQSVGMSLGNYYAEEVTRAAMAGARQAGMPVNAYVATRAPGAVVLGAFARAVDRIARDFGTWKTPWGEINRYQRLSGEINAGFDDSKPSVPVPFASANWGSLASFGQSSVRTTKRIYGDRGNSFVAGVEFGPKVRAKSVLAGGVNGDPKSPYFFNQAERYAKGEFKDVNYYREDVEKNATRTYHPGK, encoded by the coding sequence ATGCGACTCGTTCGTCGCGCCCTCGTCGCGAGCCTCCTGCTCGCCGCTCCCCTGCTGCCTGCCCAGCCCGCCAAGTGGGCGCAGCAGGCCCAGAACGTCACCATCATCCGCGACCAGTACGGCATCGCCCACGTCTACGGCAAGACCGACGCCGACGCCGTGTTCGGGATGATCTACGCGCAGGCGGAGGATGACTTCAATCGCGTGGAGACGAACTACATCAACGCGATGGGGCGCCTCGCCGAGGTCGAAGGGGAGAAGGAGCTCTGGCGCGACCTGCGCATGAAGCTGTTCATCGATACGCTCGACCTGAAGGCGCTGTATGCCAAGACGCCGAAGGAGATGCAGGCGCTGATGACGGCGTGGGCCGATGGTTTGAATTACTTCCTCGCAACGCATCCGGCGGTGAAGCCGCGGCTCATCACCAAGTTCCAGCCGTGGATGGCGCTGAGCTTCAGTGAAGGGTCCATCGGTGGCGACATCGAGTCGGTCGCGCTGCGGGGGATTGAGGCGTTCTATGGGAAGGCGCGGGGCGCGACCTCCGAGGGCGCGAAGGATGCGGAGGACGCCGCGGGAAGTCCGTTCGGACCGGAGCCGGGTGGGTCCAACGGCATGGCCATCGCACCGTCGAATACCACGACGAAGCATGCGATGCTCATGATCAATCCTCACACGTCGTTCTACTTCCGCCCCGAGATCCACATGGCCTCGGAGCAGGGGCTCGATGCGTATGGGGCGGTGACGTGGGGGCAGTTCTTCATCTACCAGGGGTTCAACAGCCGCCTCGGGTGGATGCACACGTCCGGTGGTGGTGATGTCACCGACGAATACCTCGAGACGATCACGCCGGCTGGCAAGGGCTTCACGTATCTGCACGGGGGCGTGCAGAAGCCGGTGAAGGCCAAGGTGATCGTGCTGCCGTACAAGACCGCCACGGGCGTGGCCTCGCGCACGGTGACGGCGTACTTCACGCACCACGGCCCGGTCATCCGCGAGCAGGATGGCAAGTGGGTGACCGTGCAGATGATGAACAATCCGCTCGAAGCGATCCAGCAGAGCTACGGGCGCACCAAGGCGAAGAGCTTCGACGAGTTCAAGCAGGTGATGAACTTCCGCACGAATTCGTCGAATAACACGATGTACGCCGATGCCGACGGCAACATTGCGTACTTCCACGGCAACTTCGTCCCGAAGCGCAATCCGAAGTTCGATTGGACCAAGCCGGTCGATGGCAGTGACCCGGCCACCGATTGGCAGGGGCTGCACGCGCTCGATGAGCTGATTCATCTCAAGAACCCGGCGAGCGGCTGGATCTACAACTCGAACAACTGGCCGTTCAGCGCCTCCGGTGCCTCGAGCCCCAAGGAAGCCGATTATCCGGTGTACATGTCCGCGCAGCGCGACAACTCGCCGCGCGGCGTGCACGCGGAGCTCGTATTCGGCACGAAGAAGGACTTCACGCTCGAAAGCATGATCGCCGGCGCGTATGACAGCTATCTGCCGGCGTTCGAGCAGCTCGTGCCGCCCCTCGCGGCCGCATGGGATGCTCTGCCGAGCGGCGATACGCTGCGCGTGCGCCTGGCGGAGCCGGTGACGGTGATCCGCACGTGGGATCGTCGCTTCGCGCTCCAGAGTGTGGGCATGTCGCTCGGCAACTACTACGCCGAAGAGGTCACGCGCGCGGCGATGGCCGGCGCGCGGCAGGCCGGGATGCCGGTAAATGCATATGTCGCGACGCGGGCACCGGGCGCGGTGGTGCTGGGCGCCTTCGCCCGCGCCGTCGATCGCATCGCCCGCGACTTCGGCACCTGGAAGACGCCGTGGGGGGAGATCAATCGCTACCAGCGGCTCTCCGGCGAGATCAACGCCGGCTTTGACGACAGCAAGCCGAGCGTACCGGTGCCGTTCGCCAGCGCGAACTGGGGTTCGCTGGCCAGCTTCGGCCAGAGCAGCGTGCGTACCACCAAGCGCATCTACGGCGACCGCGGCAACAGCTTCGTGGCCGGCGTGGAGTTCGGGCCCAAGGTGCGCGCGAAGAGTGTGCTGGCCGGTGGGGTGAACGGCGATCCGAAGAGCCCGTATTTCTTCAATCAGGCCGAGCGGTATGCGAAGGGCGAGTTCAAGGACGTGAACTACTACCGCGAGGACGTCGAGAAGAACGCGACGCGGACCTACCACCCGGGCAAGTAA
- a CDS encoding tRNA (cytidine(34)-2'-O)-methyltransferase, with protein sequence MALHVVLVHPEIHWNTGNAGRTCLAAGATLHLIEPLGFSLDEKQVKRAGLDYWEHVDLHVWPSWAAFAEVLPTLGTPWLFDEHADRLYWEAPLGASDDVVLIFGRENGGFPAAVTDTLGAHAVRIPMRGEVVRSLNLSTSVALGVYEVVRQRGQGRG encoded by the coding sequence ATGGCGCTCCACGTCGTGCTCGTGCACCCCGAAATCCACTGGAACACCGGCAACGCCGGCCGCACCTGTCTCGCGGCGGGCGCCACGCTGCACCTCATCGAACCGCTCGGCTTCTCGCTCGACGAGAAACAGGTGAAGCGGGCGGGGCTCGATTACTGGGAGCACGTCGACCTGCACGTCTGGCCCTCGTGGGCGGCGTTCGCCGAGGTCCTGCCGACGCTGGGCACGCCGTGGCTCTTCGACGAACATGCCGACCGTCTCTATTGGGAGGCGCCACTCGGTGCGTCGGATGATGTTGTACTCATCTTTGGCCGCGAGAACGGCGGCTTCCCGGCCGCGGTGACCGACACGCTGGGCGCCCACGCGGTGCGGATTCCGATGCGGGGCGAGGTGGTCCGGTCGCTGAATTTGTCGACGTCGGTGGCGCTTGGGGTGTACGAGGTGGTTCGGCAGCGGGGGCAAGGAAGGGGGTAG
- a CDS encoding cupin domain-containing protein, translating into MTRRRENAEHYAWGDGCDGWHLVRTDSLSVIEERMPPGTHEVRHRHVRALQFFRVLDGALTLEVDGETQLLRAGEGLEVPPGTPHQAFNRSGADVTFLVVSAPPSHGDRELVP; encoded by the coding sequence ATGACCCGCCGTCGCGAGAATGCCGAGCACTATGCCTGGGGCGACGGCTGTGACGGCTGGCATCTGGTGCGAACCGACTCCCTGAGTGTGATCGAGGAGCGTATGCCGCCGGGCACGCACGAGGTCCGACACCGCCATGTGCGAGCGCTGCAGTTCTTTCGGGTGCTCGACGGCGCCCTGACGCTCGAGGTCGATGGCGAGACGCAGCTGCTGCGCGCCGGCGAGGGGCTCGAGGTTCCCCCGGGGACGCCGCATCAGGCGTTCAATCGCAGTGGTGCCGACGTGACGTTTCTCGTTGTGTCGGCGCCGCCAAGCCATGGCGACCGGGAGCTCGTGCCGTAG
- a CDS encoding nuclear transport factor 2 family protein: MTQGRRPPGRRRIFPFLHLAVPLALVAGTAACADPLRVSPADRNAIRDSLSTLVAQAYDFSHPESPDRLLSLYPDSGRVISAAGGRVMTNRDTLAGAIRGFWQRVGQNMRQPQFVLGSTYVDVLTRDAAVMTITYSIPHLTPQGARHIVSGAWTMLWRRQSGRWMIVQEHLSDTPESTAAGPTVLAPSDSAALDSTMHAHGMTMPMPTSAPPPARR, encoded by the coding sequence ATGACACAGGGCCGCCGCCCTCCCGGTCGCCGTCGGATTTTCCCGTTTCTGCATCTCGCGGTCCCGCTGGCGCTGGTGGCCGGAACCGCCGCCTGCGCGGACCCGCTCCGGGTCTCGCCGGCTGACCGGAACGCCATTCGGGATTCGCTGAGCACACTCGTCGCGCAGGCGTACGACTTTTCGCACCCCGAGTCCCCCGACCGGCTCCTCTCGCTGTACCCCGACAGCGGCCGCGTGATCTCCGCGGCCGGCGGGCGCGTCATGACCAACCGCGACACGCTCGCCGGCGCCATTCGCGGGTTCTGGCAGCGCGTCGGCCAGAACATGCGGCAGCCGCAGTTCGTGCTCGGCTCCACGTACGTGGATGTCCTCACGCGCGACGCGGCCGTCATGACGATCACCTACAGCATTCCCCATCTCACCCCGCAGGGGGCCCGCCACATCGTGAGCGGCGCCTGGACGATGCTCTGGCGCCGTCAGAGCGGGCGCTGGATGATCGTGCAGGAGCATCTGAGCGACACCCCAGAGAGCACGGCCGCCGGCCCCACCGTACTCGCGCCATCCGACAGTGCAGCGCTCGACTCCACCATGCACGCGCACGGCATGACGATGCCGATGCCTACCTCCGCGCCACCCCCCGCGCGCCGCTAG
- a CDS encoding SRPBCC family protein, producing MPIAVEHIEEIRTTPERAWQLIDDLPRFAEWLPPCVSLSKVGSGPNAVGDTLRYVFQQGGRQQEMSGRIVAREAGARLHCLYDDSAFTVSVDLRVEPAANGTRTTHRIAITPKTLMGRLMSPLIRLGLRKQTTDAARNLRRLLETV from the coding sequence ATGCCCATCGCCGTCGAACACATCGAAGAGATCCGGACCACTCCCGAGCGTGCCTGGCAATTGATCGATGATCTGCCGCGCTTCGCGGAGTGGCTGCCGCCGTGCGTCAGCCTGTCGAAGGTCGGTTCCGGCCCGAACGCCGTGGGCGATACGCTGCGGTATGTCTTTCAGCAGGGCGGCCGTCAACAGGAGATGAGCGGGCGTATTGTGGCACGGGAGGCGGGGGCGCGATTGCACTGCCTCTACGACGACTCGGCCTTCACCGTGTCTGTCGATTTGCGTGTGGAGCCCGCGGCCAACGGCACCCGCACCACCCATCGGATTGCCATTACGCCAAAAACGCTCATGGGGCGGCTCATGTCGCCGCTCATTCGACTGGGGCTGCGCAAGCAGACCACCGACGCCGCTCGCAACCTGCGGCGCTTGCTCGAGACGGTCTGA
- a CDS encoding RsmD family RNA methyltransferase, with the protein MRIVGGKFAGRSLTSPEERVRPTAEPVRVAIMKAIAADIDGAKVLDLFAGTGALGLEALSRGAKYADFVEFRPGSLFALKANIAALRVREKTRVYKKDALPFADALPEARYDLAFADPPYESRMLDRLVERWVRAPWSRVLVAEHALTHTSLPAASYSMIVGESRVSIYRAPVPPAPPG; encoded by the coding sequence ATGCGCATTGTAGGCGGGAAGTTTGCGGGGCGATCCCTCACCAGCCCGGAAGAACGGGTGCGCCCGACCGCGGAGCCGGTCCGCGTGGCGATCATGAAAGCCATCGCGGCCGACATCGACGGCGCGAAAGTGCTCGACCTGTTCGCCGGTACCGGCGCGCTGGGGCTTGAAGCGCTGTCGCGCGGCGCGAAGTACGCGGACTTTGTGGAGTTCCGTCCGGGGAGCCTGTTCGCGCTCAAGGCGAACATCGCGGCGCTGCGCGTGCGTGAGAAGACGCGCGTGTACAAGAAGGACGCGCTGCCGTTTGCCGATGCGCTCCCCGAAGCGCGCTACGATCTGGCGTTCGCCGATCCGCCCTATGAATCGCGCATGCTCGATCGCCTGGTCGAGCGCTGGGTGCGCGCCCCCTGGTCGCGAGTGCTGGTCGCCGAGCATGCGCTCACGCACACGTCGCTGCCGGCCGCGTCGTACAGCATGATCGTGGGGGAGTCGCGCGTCTCGATTTATCGGGCGCCGGTTCCACCCGCGCCTCCGGGCTGA